From the genome of Rhinatrema bivittatum chromosome 18, aRhiBiv1.1, whole genome shotgun sequence, one region includes:
- the UBLCP1 gene encoding ubiquitin-like domain-containing CTD phosphatase 1, producing MSLSLIIKWGGQEYSITTLSEDDTVLDLKQSLKSLTGVLPERQKLLGLKYKGKAADDDLKLGILKLKPNTKIMMMGTREESLEDVLAPPLDNDDVVNDFDIEEEVVDVENREENLAKISRRIKDYKVEILNSPREGKKLLVLDVDYTLFDHRSCAETGVELMRPYLHEFLTSAYEDYDIVIWSATSMKWIEAKMKELGVSTNDNYKITFMLDSAAMITVHTPRRGLIDVKPLGVVWGKYPEFYTKKNTIMFDDIGRNFLMNPQNGLKIRPFMKAHLNRDKDKELLKLSQYLKEIAKLDDLSELNHKHWERYLSKKQGQ from the exons atgtctctctctcttattataAAATGGGGAGGCCAGGAATATTCCATCACTACCCTGTCAGAGGATGATACAGTGCTAGACCTCAAGCAGTCTCTGAAGAGCCTCACAGGTGTGTTACCTGAGCGCCAGAAGTTGCTCGGCCTTAAATATAAAG GTAAAGCGGCAGATGATGATCTGAAACTCGGCATTCTCAAACTCAAACCGAATACCAAGATCATGATGATGGGAACACGGGAGGAGAGTCTG GAGGATGTGTTGGCTCCCCCCTTGGACAACGATGATGTTGTCAATGACTTTGATATTGAAGAAGAAGTTGTTGACGTGGAAAACAG ggaagaAAACCTGGCAAAAATTTCCCGTCGCATTAAAGACTATAAGGTGGAAATCTTGAATTCTCCTAGAGAAGGGAAAAAGTTATTGGTATTAGATGTTGATTACACCTTGTTTG atCATCGATCGTGTGCAGAGACTGGGGTTGAGCTCATGAGACCGTACTTGCACGAGTTCCTGACCTCTGCGTATGAAGACTATGACATTGTAATCTGGT CTGCCACCAGTATGAAGTGGATTGAAGCTAAAATGAAA GAGCTGGGAGTGAGCACAAATGATAACTACAAGATAACGTTCATGTTAGACAGTGCGGCCATGATTACCGTGCACACCCCCAGGAGAGGGCTGATAGAT GTGAAGCCTCTGGGTGTAGTATGGGGCAAATATCCTGAATTTTACACTAAGAAAAACACCATCATGTTTGATGATATTGGGCGAAATTTCCTAATGAATCCACAGAATGGATTAAAG ataagGCCTTTTATGAAAGCACACCTAAATCGGGATAAAGATAAGGAGCTTTTAAAACTTAGCCAGTACCTCAAGGAAATTGCAAAATTAGATGA